A single genomic interval of Sceloporus undulatus isolate JIND9_A2432 ecotype Alabama chromosome 2, SceUnd_v1.1, whole genome shotgun sequence harbors:
- the LOC121923430 gene encoding gamma-enolase, translated as MSIEKIHAREILDSRGNPTVEVDLYTGKGMFRAAVPSGASTGIYEALELRDNDKSRFLGKGVLQAVEHINSTIAPALMSAGLPVVEQEKIDNLMLELDGTENKSQFGANAILGVSLAVCKAAAAEKEVPLYRHIADLAGNSDLILPVPAFNVINGGSHAGNKLAMQEFMILPVGAESFRDAMRIGAEVYHNLKSVIKDKYGKDATNVGDEGGFAPNILENSEALELLKEAIEKAGYTDKIVIGMDVAASEFYRDGKYDLDFKSPDDPSRYISADELGDLYQSFVRDYPVVSIEDPFDQDDWEAWSRFTANVGIQIVGDDLTVTNPRRIERAVEEKACNCLLLKVNQIGSVTEAIQACKLAQENGWGVMVSHRSGETEDTFIADLGWDSVLGR; from the exons GCATGTTCCGGGCAGCTGTTCCCAGCGGAGCCTCCACTGGGATCTATGAAGCTCTGGAGCTGCGTGACAACGACAAATCCCGGTTCCTTGGAAAAG gGGTGCTGCAGGCAGTGGAGCACATCAACAGCACTATTGCCCCTGCCCTCATGAGCGCT GGCCTCCCTGTGGTGGAACAGGAGAAGATAGACAACCTCATGCTGGAGCTGGATGGAACAGAGAATAAAT CTCAGTTTGGAGCCAATGCCATCCTGGGTGTTTCCTTGGCTGTGTGCAAAGCAGCGGCTGCAGAGAAAGAGGTCCCCCTGTATCGGCATATTGCTGACCTAGCTGGAAATTCAGATTTGATTCTGCCAGTACCT GCCTTCAATGTAATCAATGGGGGCTCCCATGCTGGGAACAAGCTGGCCATGCAGGAGTTTATGATCTTGCCTGTTGGTGCTGAGAGCTTTCGGGATGCCATGCGCATTGGTGCTGAGGTCTACCACAATCTCAAGAGTGTTATCAAGGACAAGTATGGTAAAGATGCCACCAATGTAGGAGATGAAGGAGGTTTTGCCCCGAACATCCTGGAGAACAGTGAAG CACTGGAACTCCTAAAAGAAGCCATTGAGAAAGCTGGCTACACTGATAAAATTGTAATCGGCATGGATGTGGCTGCATCAGAATTCTACAGAGATGGCAAATATGACTTGGATTTCAAATCCCCTGATGACCCCAGCCGCTACATCTCTGCTGATGAGTTGGGTGACCTCTACCAGAGCTTTGTTCGGGACTATCCAG TGGTGTCAATTGAGGATCCCTTTGACCAAGATGACTGGGAGGCCTGGTCCAGGTTCACAGCAAATGTAGGGATTCAGATAGTAGGGGATGACTTGACAGTGACCAACCCGAGACGCATCGAGCGAGCTGTTGAAGAGAAGGCCTGCAACTGTCTCCTGCTTAAGGTCAACCAGATTGGATCAGTCACTGAAGCCATTCAGGC CTGTAAACTGGCCCAGGAGAATGGTTGGGGAGTGATGGTGAGTCACCGATCAGGGGAGACTGAAGACACCTTCATTGCGGACCTGGGGTGGGACTCTGTACTGGGCAG ATAA